In the genome of Methanococcoides burtonii DSM 6242, the window GCACCCTATCGCTTCATCGTACTTTTCAAGGTTACAGAGTGCATCACCCTTGTTACTCCAATATGAATCATTATCGGGATTATGTTCAAGTGCTTTTGTATAATAATCAAGTTCAAGGTTTACTATTTTCTCTATGTTTAAGAAGATAGTCGCAGCATCAGAATCAAATTCTAGATTAGTGTTTTTTCGACGCTCAAGACTATTAATCATTGTTTTGCATCTTTCAATCTCTCTTCTGATGACATCTAATTCTTTTTCTGTCCTTTTTCTTTTATCCCGTGCTATCTTTCTATTTAATCGCGAGATTTCTTTTTTCTCTTTCAAGTATTTCTCAACAATATTCCTAATATCGCCTTTTGTAAGATCAGTACCTTTTGACTCTGCCCATCTCATCAAATCTGGTAAAGCCTGTCCTCTTTTAATGTTAACACTCATCCATGTCCTACCAAGTTTGGTACAAACTTCGTTTGTATCCATGGTTACGTCCAATAACACAGCATATTCTTCTTTATCGTCCCACTTTCTTTGAAAAATCTGATCTCCTAATCTATTAATTCTAAATGCCACGTTCTCTTCAATCGTGATAGGGTGAAACATTTCACTCATAAAATCCAAAAAGTTCTGTTGTTGTTCTTTATTCATAAGAATGGGGTTATCAAAATCGACATTTCCTTTGTCACCAATAAGTAATGTCATTTTCAAATCCCCCTTTCCATTAAGTATTCATTGACCATCTTTTTAGTGATTGGTGCAGAATAACCTTTCAAATTAATCCACGAATAAAATTCAGGTATGAAACTTCCTCTTTTCATGATGATGCTCATGTTCGTTCGTCCTGTTTCCCTGCTTAATTCTTCATTACTATCGGCTTTCAATAGAGCAAAATAATCATCTGCTGTCCATTCAATCATTTGTCGGCTTACAGACCCCATCCTTTTAGAAACTTCTTCTACTTCTCGAACTCCAATATCAGAATAATTGATTTGCATAAAATCAATGAATTTTTCGCGTTGATCTTCGGTCATGTGAATAGGAGCTTCAAAATCAATGTAATTGTTAGTAACATATATTTTCATTTTCAAACATCCACCAAATAATTAAAAAAATACTTCCCGAATAAATTCGATGTTTAAAAATGGTTTTCCAAAGTATTAATACTTTTTTTGGAAACAAAATTACTAAAAGTGTTGCTAATCTGAGATTCAGATGAAAATTGTTTTAACAAAAATTCCAGCTAACCATTGAAACAATTTATTTTATAGAAATATCCAACTTTACAAAAATCTAGCGTACACTTTTTCAGTGTTGTATATATCCCCGTATGTTGGTGCAGGGGGTGGGATTCGAAACCACAACTTCCTTTGAAATCGGATTTTAAGTCCGATGCCGTTATCCTGCCCTACAACTTCTGAACTATTAAATTGTGTAATGTTTGTAGTATAGAATATTACATAACGGCACAGTTTGCAGTAAAAATGTCATGACGAAAAAAGATACTTAGTATTTCATATCAGATTGGAAGAAGAGTACAAGCATCTTGAAAATCTCGTTGACAATCTCTCTGAAATTTTTTCAATCCTAATATAATCATATATTATGTATATTGATGTTGATCATCCTTTGCTTCTATCTATCATACTTCCAAACCCCTTACAATTATAGAAGCAAGACAAATCATTAGCTTATATTATGGATAATAATGAGTATTTTTCACAGTGGTATTAGTAAAGACCTTACGAAGGCACATAGTTATATGCAGCAAGTAAAAGATAAACTCCAAATAAATTGAATATCGATAATCATTTTAATATTAATTATTGTCCAAGGCTAATTCCTTTTAATATTTCGTTTATTCTAGCTTCCACCAATTCATCAATCTTGGATTCCATAAGTTGTGTAAGTTTTCCATCGGTTGTTTTTATTTCAGTATCAAGTTTAACTGCTGTTTTTATATCAAGCACCATTGAACAGCTACTGCAATACTTGGAATCATGTGGGTTAAGGGTTTTACAACGCGGACATTCAATTGGTTTGAGTTCAAGTTTTTCTTTTTTGATCTCATCTTCTATTATACCGTAAGAAGCCAGCAGTTTCTTTTCAACATCATCTCCAGATAGATGGATGTATGTGGCAGGCATTTTTGAGTCTGCTTCCCAACCAGCGATGATTCTCAGCTCAGTTTCTTTGAAACCACGTTTAACGAGATCAGTAAGTTTTCCATGTCTGAATGCATGTGGATGTATGTTTTTCTTGATTCCTGCATCTTCAGCAACCTTTTTGAGTGTATTCTGAACTGTACGAATATCGAGCCTTTTTGGTTCATTTCCAGTGTTTCTGAAAGTGACAAACAAAGGTGATTCTGGATTATTTTTGTATGGATGTTGGTTTATCCATGCTTGGAGGTCAGGCACTGCTTCAATGAGTCGAATTCTTCTCATTCCAGTCTTACCTTCAACAACTATCACAGCTCCATATTTGTCAATCTCCACATGTCCAATGTTCAGGTTCAGTACTTCAGTAGCTCTTGCGGCACTATCCCATAATGTCATTATAATTGCTCTGTCGCGCTGAGTTTTACATGCGGGAATAAGTTTCTTCACATCTGCTGGTACAATTATCTCTTTAGTGGGTAAGTGGTTCTTTGGAGTACGGGTCTTGATGTCTTCAAAAAAAGTGTTATCTGGCTTTAACCACTTGAAAAAGAGTCTCAGATCGACAATATCATTATGGACTGTTTTTGGCTTATTGTTTTTTCTTCGAAAAAGTATATAGCTCTCAATGTCTTTTTTTGTGATTTCATTGATTTTTTTGTTATCGTGGTGTTTAAGGAATGTGTAAACTTTCCATAGCTTTGTATTGATGGTAGTTTCTTTGAAGTTGTTAAGTCCAAGGCTTCTTGCATAGTCTTCTAGCACTTCTTTGTTTGTTTCATCAAATTCAGGTGCATATTTCATACTTCATAACATGCTTTATACACTTATAAATATTACGTGGCCCTGTATGTAGGGCTTAGGACCCTGTCTCGTAGGAGTTCGTGCGTTCGAATCGCACCTCCCGCACTAGCTTTTTTAAATATTTGTAGCAAAATCACATTTGAATATTTATGTTACATTCAATATGAATTCTAAAATTAAATCTATTGTTATGAGCTCGAATCTTCCTGATAGCTCGGACATAGCGACACTGGCAGGAATCGCAGTAGATTCCCTACTGACTTTTGTAATGTATTGGTACCTATCAAAGAAAGGTAAGATTGTTCACAAATATAATTTAGTTGCTTCAATAGATGCGATTTAATCTATAGTGAAAATATGGATTAATACACAAATGTATATATGTAACGATTGTGTATGATGATTATACATGACCAATTAGCTAGACGGAGGAATCAATAATGCGACTATCGATCAATAAAAAGAACCGCAGGACGCGGGAAGTTGATAATATCGTGAGAATCGCGAGGGCAGCATCCTCTAGTGCGAAACAAAATGCATTTAGTCATGGGATATCAGTAGCAAGACAACAGGGTGAAAACATTGTCATGTTGCATCCAGATGGAAGTACTGATGTCATCAAGAGAATTGAAAATATTCCTGTGACACTAAACAAAAAACGATACTACATATGAAACAACGTATGAGGGTATTTGCAGGACCAAATGGATCAGGTAAAACTGCAATTGTTAGTGAATTTATTGAAAAAAGGGATGAGCTGATCGATCCTAATCGTCATGTTAATCCTGACGACCTTAATTTATTGGATGTTCTTAATTTTGATAACTTCGGAGTAAAAGTTGATGAGAGTGATTTTCGAGATTTCGTACTCCAATATCATTTTTATGAAAAACTTGGCATTACCATTGAATATCTTAAAATTAAAGACAACTGTTTTTACATAAATCAAAAAAGTTCATACATGGGTGCAATGTTATCGGATTATCTTAGGCATTGTCTCATAAAAACAAATGAACGTTTGTTTTCGTTTGAAACTGTTTTATCCCATCCATCAAAAATAGATTTTCTCAAGGATGCAAAAGAACTTGGTTGGGATGTCTATCTGTATTTTGTAAGTACAAACGACCCTGAAATTAATTGTGTTCGTGTAGCACAACGAGTGCAAATGGGTGGTCACGATGTTCCCCGTGAAAAGATCTATGATCGGTACACAAAGACCAACAATAATTTATTTGAAGCTTTAAAGCACTGTCGTAGGGCATACATTTTTGACAATTCTGAAGAAATGGAATTAATAGCTAAAAAAAATCCAGATGGTTCATTAGATCTATTGGTGGATTATCTTACTTCAGATTGGTTTAATGAGTTTGTACTTTCGAAATTGAATAAGTGATGTTTATATCAATATTTGACTTCAATTAAAACAAAACTGAGGATTTCTATGGAGCCGATTTACCAGTCTTTCAAATCTATGGTTTTGTTTCTTATCACTATTATTAATGAGAATGTTAGATTCTTAAATTTCTAAATTAAAAAAGTATTCATCTCTACAGGCTTATATATCCGTGTAGAGACCCTTTCCGTACAATTATCTATTCAAATAGAACTCGATCGCTTCTGCCAGTTCCTTATGGTCCTTGGCATACTCCTCAATGTCCATTCCCTGAAGGTATGCATCACATGCCTGAACCAGTGCCTTTGCACCTGACTGGGTGCCTCCTGGGTGGGAGTGTACGCCTGAACCCATGGTCGTGATGAAATCTACATTCTCCATTACATCGATGAAGGGTTTCAGTTTCACAGGGTTAAGACCGCCGGAAACGATTGGGCAGCACTTCTTCATGGCTCTCCAGCTATCATCTTCGAGAATGACATGGTGGGCAAGGTCCTCATTAACAAGGTTGATGACATCCTTGTCGGTATCCATTATCTTTGACCATGTCTGCTCAAAGAAGTGTCCCGGTGACTTCAAATACTGGATGCTGTGGGCGGCAACAACATCTTCTGCAGGTGTACCTTTCATCTTACCAATACCGGCTGTTCCGGTGTGTATCCCTGAAGCACCGGCAAGGCGTGCGAACTTTGACAGTACCAGAACTGAAAACCCGATGGGGTTCTCCTGTCTTGTAAAAGCACCATGTGCAGCCCTGTGGAAGTGCAGGAACACATCGGGATATCGTCTTCTGAGTGTTTGGACCGCCATCCATCCGGCTGTGATGCCATCTATAAGGAATGCATAGCTTCCGGGCTCGAATCCTGCATTTGTGATCATTTCGCACCTTTCGATCATGGTATCGAAATCAGCGGCTGAAACATTGAACGAGTGAACCTTCTTCTGACCGGTTTCTTTCACAGCCTTGTCCATGGCCTCTTTCACATGTGCGACCATCTTCTCATACGGGCAGAAATCCTGATTTGCCTGAGGCTCGTCATTCTTGACAAAATCTCCTCCACCTACCCAGAAATCATAACATACTTCCGCATATTCCGCTGAGGTAAGTCCCATCTTTGGCTTGACTATGGTTCCGAGGATTGGTCTGTCATAAACATCAAGGTACTTTCGCATATCATCCACAGTATAGCTTGGACCGTCATACTGTTCCAGCATGGATGGCGGGAACCATATATCCATTAGCTTCAATGCCTGGATCTCTTTCATTCCAAGGATATTGCCGATAATGTAGGTCAGTATATTCTGGACATTTCCTCCCCTGTCAAAAAGCCTCCACGGATAAGCTATCCATACCAGCTCTCTCTCCAGATCAAGCTGATACACCCGAGCGTTCATGGTTCTGGAAAATGCAGTCTCAGTACTTACTTTGATATTCGTACCGGTTGATGATTCTGCAGCGATCTCTGCAGCCGCTTGCAGTACGTTAAGATCTCCTCCCGGTATCATGTGAAATACTGCGAGAAGGAATTCCCCATTGGTCGGATCTGGTAATTTCAGATCCACATATGCCTGTTGTTTTGAATCGAGCGATTTTACCAGGTCCTCATAGATTAAACTCATATAGAAATAATAGTTTGCAATCTATTTGAGTTTTTTGAATACGTCATGGGAGGAAAAAGGAAATACTATTCGCTATAAGTGTTTTTGTGAGTAGTGGTATTCTATGATCTGCAAACGACTGTTCTAAAAAAGAATGACGAAAAAGAAAAAAAGATGCTTTAATAATTAGTTCTACACTTATCCGTCATTTCCGATCGCTTCTGCAGAACAGGAGTCCATGACTTCTTCGCAATTCTTTTTTTCAGTATCATTTTCCGGCTGCTTGAATACAAAAACACTCGAACCGTTGTCATTCATCTTGAAATTATTTGGAGCTTCATCTATACATTTCTGACAAGTGATAAACTCATTCTCGACATAAAAAACTCCTTCTATATTTTCAGCTACTTTATTTTTTACATCTGCCACATATAAGTCCCCCGAAATCGATATATAATCCTCTTTAAATTTGTAAAGCTGGGTCTTTATAAATTTACAGAAAAAATATGTGCAGTAATTTATTATAATTTAGAGAACATCCTGAAGGGCATTAGCAGCTACGTAAACACTGCCAATTCCGCAGATGTACTGTGTGATCCTGATGGTCTGCATGATCTCTTCCTTTGTAGCACCGGCATCCAATGCCTGCAATGCAAGGGAACGCACTCCGTTAACAGCACCCTTTGATGCATCGAGGGACAATGCCATCAGGAGCTTGTACTTGTAAGGGATTCCATTTTCCGGGAATGCGTTATGAAGGTTTTCATCCAAAAGCTTGACGAATTCCGGGTCATTATCTGCTATTATCTGAAGTGGGTCTTCTGGCATTTTTATTATCTCCTTATGTGTGTCATTTATTGAGAGCTAACTATTTATGATGATTCCATACCATTCATTTATCGTTGCTCAGGTCAAGAACAATATATCTTTTCATGGTCATTATGTTTATCTGTAAATAACTTCCATAAATACATGTTATATCTTGTGATCCGGGGAATTAATATGAGCTATTCACTTCTGGCAATATCCATATTTTTTGAGATATGTGGTACCGTCTGCATGAAAATATCCGATGGCTATTCGAACATTTCGGCATCTCTGATGATATTCGTGTTCTATGGTATAAGTTTCAGTATTTTCCCATTCGCCTTGAAGAACATTGATGTAAGCCTTGCCTATGCCATCTGGTCCGGGGTGGGGACAGCATCCATGACCTTGATAGGTGTATATTATTTCAAAGAGCCTGCCACTACCATAAAGATGGTTTCCATATTCATCGTCATGGCCGGTGTTCTTGGATTAAATCTCAGTGACAAGCTGGCATGATACACTAGGAATCTACTTATGACCATTTTCATATATTGATCATGCCAGATATATATAATTCTGGAAAGAAGTGACCTGTAGCAACAGCTAAATATTTTCTACTCCCAATTACGATATAATAAATAATTGGGGGTAATCTATTGATATCTGTGATCTCGGTACTTGCTGATCTGTCACTGACTCTTCAAGTGATAGCTTTTGTAATGCTTCTGTATGCGATAAATCTAAGGAAAGAAGGTCTCAAAGAGCATGGGAGGGCGTCTTCTCTTGCGGTATATGTAATGGTCCCTACGATATTGTATATGTTCTATTCTATCAGTCTGGGCTTTAGACTTCCTGAATATGGAATCATACTTGGTATGCACCGGCTTCTCGGCTCAATAGTTCTGATCTTCATAATTCTTTTTGTGACCAACAGATGGAGGTTCAAAAAGAAATTCCATATGGATATTGTAACAGTATGCTGGACTTTGACCCTGATGATGGGAATTGCTGTCTATTTGATATCTCATGCTATCTCATGCTATCTTATGATATCGCTTTTCTTTTTTGCGATCTGCCTTTTCCCATATCACACTCTCAAATGTTCCTGATCTTCAATCCTTTCCTTATTGCTTCATTAAAAGCTTGTGTACAGCATTTGCCAAGTGGGTTCTTGATCTTGCATTGTGACCTTACTTCCCTTTTGATGTCTGTCATGACATCTTTCATATTATCGGTACCGGCGTTAACAACGGTTTTAATGACCTGTTCTTCAGTTATCTCATTGCAATAGCACGCATACTTTGGATCAGCACCCTTTTTGAACCAAATCGGTACTTTCAGATAATTGGTTTTGAATTTTGCTCATGTTTCCGTGAAATATGCAACTTCACATTCTTCATTCATGCAGAGCAGATGATTTTCATCAATATTATCTTCCATCTTTTCTTTTTTCACAAGATGCTTTACAGTAATTGATCCAACCTGTTCACTGCTATATCCACAAATCGGGCACGCGGTCTTCTCTTTGCAAGTATCTATAGTTATAGTATCAGTCACACAACAATTGTTGTTGCTCGAATCGCAGCAACAGTCATCACTTTTCGAATTCCTGTCACAGCAAGATGTTTGGTTCAATATCTTATTATTCATTTAAAGCACTCCTTTGGATGATCGGATTTTTTCCAATACCAGCATTAGAGTAAATTCGTCCATATATCAATTCGTTTGGGTTTCTATATCCCCTTTGGTAACATTTGTCGAAAACCTTATAAACGATTAATCGTTATAGATATGTGCAATCATTAATCGTGACAAATTGCACTACACCAACAAGGAGGAATACATATATGGACACATATTACACAGGTTCTATGATGGAAGAAGAAGAGAAGCTTTTTGAATGGAGAACCGGCGGCTTAAACATTGATGGCAACGGATTGTTCTTTGCTACAGTGGCCGGGTCCATTGCACTTATGGTCCTCATGAGGGTTTCATCTTATAGCAGCCTCCTTTAAATGGGGGAATGTCGGAATTACCGGTAAACTCCCATATTTGTCTTGCTTTTCCTTATTTTCGTCTTATTTTTTGTATCATCGTTTGAACTGAAGTTTTTGGAAATACTTCTGATGATAGTCTTCTGCAGGAGAGAATTCAGATGCTTTTACTATCTCTGTCTTAATGGTACTATCATACTTTCCTGAACGCTCCAGTTGTTCCCTGGATCTGAGTGCAGCTTCCCTTTGAGCATCGTCATGGTAAAATATGGCTGATCTGTACTGTGATCCATGGTCAGGTCCCTGACTGTCCTTTGTCGTAGGGTCATGTGTGTTCCATAATACTTCTAGCAGTTCCCCGTATGTGATGACCGATTCATCAAAAATGATGTCTATGGATTCAGCGTGTCCGGTCGATCCCGTGGAAACATCCTTATAAGTCGGGTCTTTCAATGTGCCGCCAGTGTATCCTACTTTTGTTGAGATCACACCTTCGACTTTGCTGAATGCAGCTTCAACACCCCAAAAGCATCCTGCTGCAAATGTTGCTCTTTCCATTGTCGATTCCTCTCATTTATCGTTCTTTTTTTCCTTTTCCTTCTCTGAACCTTCTGTAAAACCCAATGATGCCGAATTTATACAATATCTTTTTCCGGTAGATTGAGGTCCGTCATCGAAAACATGTCCAAGATGGCTTCCACAGTTTGAACATTGGATCTCAATCCTTTTCATAAAATAGCTATCGTCGATAACTAGTTCCACACGATCATTGGAGATCACTTCATAGAAACTTGGCCAACCTGAGCTGGAGTCAAATTTATTCTTCGAACTGAATATCTCCTGGCCACAAGCTCCACAGCTATATACGCCGGGTCTATCGTTGCGTAACAGCTCGCCTGTGAATGGTATTTCGGTCTTCTTTTCCCTTAGGATGGCATACTGTTCAGGCGTCAGTAATTTTTTCCATTCTTCTTCAGAACGGTTAATTTTTTGTTTCAATCCCACAACCTCCTTACAAAAGCTCCCATATAAAAGTTATTAATACACACTTAAATAATTTCGGTTGTAATTCTTGGGTTTTATATTTATTTCATTTGAATGTCCTATTTCGATCGGAACCTATGGAACACTAATATTTTTATGCAAACGTGTCCAATACCCTATGGGGTAATTTAAATGACCGGATATACAGAGCTATGCAGTTCAGATGATGTGCCGGATGGGGAAATGCGCAGTTTCGATTCAGGTGACAATAAGATTCTGGTAGTAAATCATGGTGGCAAGTTCTATGCCATCGATGCTATCTGTAATCACATGGGTGGTAAAACTTGTGGATAGTAAGCTTTAAGGATAGCACAGTGATCTGCCCTCGTCACAAGTGCGAATATGATGTGACATCGGGTAAGATCAAAAAAAAGCGGGTTTTTTGTGCAGGCATTTTCCGGCAAATGTAATGACCAGATATCTTATGCTACAAAAGTTGAAGGCGGTATGATCTACGTGGATATCTGATCCTGCTGTCTTTTATTGATCGGTGCGATTTTTGGTGTGTTGCTGAAATTGTTGAACTCGATTTACTGCAAATATTTAAATAAAGTTCCTGCACTCCTTAACATATGAGCCTTTTTTTAGCCGCAGTATTCCTTGCTTTTGTTTTATGTGTACTTAGTATCTTCTTAGCTAATGTTGTAAAGAAACGAGTAGCTGACACAGCAAATGGTGGCATGTATCCGAAAGGCTATTGGTTTGGCATGGGTATAGCTTTTGGTCTTTTGCTTGGGATGCCTCTTGGTATTTCCATCGGAATAGCTTTAGGAAATGTTGCTATAGGCATTGCTATTGGTCCGGCACTTGGGATGGGCTTTGGTACTATGATAGGTTACGTGCTTGAGAAAAAACATGTAAAGAACATTCGCCCACTGACAGAAAAAGAGTCAAGGTTGCAGAGGGTGTTCATTGTCTTTACCATCAGTGTTCTTATTCTGGGTGTAACTGTGCTTTTCAGTCTTGTTTATCTTTATGGTCTGATCTAATTGCATATTCTTGAATGACTAAATATCTATATTAGTTCTGCATTAATAATTGGCTATGGAAATTCTGGACGTTATCCCCTCATGGCTTTCGGGGGATGTTGCGGTTATTTTTTTTGCTTTCTTTGTCGTCATATTGACATTTTTTACAGCCAGGTTGACTGACCGGCTGCTAAAGGCATATTTTGTGCTGGCAAGCAAGAAAATGAACATCGATGAGACCACTTACGGACTTGTACGCCGCATTATAGTAGCAGTGGTCTATTTTGCCGGTTTACTTGTTATCATTTTTCATTTTGAAAGTCTTCGTGACCTGTCCATAGCCCTTTTTGCGGGTGCTGGATTTGCGGGAATTGTCGTTGGTATGGCTGCTCAGAACACTCTCTCGAATATCATTGCGGGTGTTGCTCTTGCGACTTTCAGACCTTTCCGCGTAGGTGATCTGTTGACAATTCATGGTGAATATGGCAGGGTCACTGACATAACTCTTGGTTACACTAAGATCAGGACCTGGGATAACAGGCGTTTGAACATTCCCAATCACGTAATCAGTGATGAAGCCATCATCAACTGGTCCATCGATGATCCGACGGTCAACTGGACAGTTGATATCGGTATTAGTTATGATTCCAATATTGATCTTGCAAGAAGGATCATGATAGATGAGGCCAGTAAACACAAAAATGTAATGTCATACGAAAATCTCCAAAAACATAATTCTCATGAAAAAAAGGGGGAGGAGGTCTCTGTTCTTTTGACCGAACTGGGAGATTTTGCAGTAAATCTCAGGCTTTATGTATGGGTCCGGGATCGTTCGGTGTGCTTTACTACGGGTTGTGATCTGAAGGAAGCCATCAAAAAGAGGTTTGATGCTGAAGGTATTGAAATTCCGTTCCCTTACAGGACGATTGTATATAAGAAAGATATTGAACAGTCACATAAGGGAGACTTTGAAAGGTCTCGTGAAGAACCTGCGGCTTAAATCCCTTATTCTTTTTTGAATAGCTGGCAGCGTATGTAGGATTTCAGATAGGTTTCCTTATCCAGCATAAGGCCGTTATTTTTACATATTTCAACATATGTATTGTTCCAGTTATCTTCATTTGTTTTGAGCATGAAGAATGGCAGCAACATTGCACTGGTGAGTGCCATTCTTGGTCGGGCACAGTCGATAAGGACAAAATATCCTCCATTTCTTAGTACCCTTGAGGTTTCTTTTATGGAGCCTCTTCTGACTTCCTCATCGGTTTCGCAGAATGCTACGCTTGTTACCACTATGTCGAAAGCATCATTCTTGAAAGGGAGTTCATCCATCGTTCCTTTGTAGAGCGATATCTCCTCTTCCATTCCCTTTGTTTTTGAATGAGCATATTTCAGTTGTGTGTCGGAAAGGTCAATTCCATACACTTTACAGGTGTGCTCTGCCTTTTTCTCTATCTCTATATCAAGGGATGCTGTACCACACCCAAGGTCGAGTACCTTCATTCCTTTTTCAAGAGGTAGTTCACCTGCTGCTTTTTCGTAGTATGAATGTCCAAATCCCAACAATGTGGCAAAAATATCATAGTTCCTTCCGCCATAGAGTAACCCAAATTCGTTCCCCTTTTTTCTCATCTTATGGAATATATGTATATATTGATTATAAATTTGTTATGATGATCTATGGGAACCAGACAAATCATAATATTTTTGTAAGGCATTGGCTGATAAATATTTTATACTACAATTCTGTTCTTTAGTACAATTAGAACAGAGAATGTGCAATTATGATGGGTCGATTCAAACACGATGAGTATATTTTCTACGGTGAACTGAGCATTGATGGGAATCTTGTGACTTCCCTATCTCACGATGGCGGAACTTTTGAGATGTCCGAGCTTGCTTTGCTTCCACCTGCTAAACCTTCTAAGATAGTTTGCATTGGTCTGAATTATATTGACCATGCTGTCGAACTTGGCATGGATGTTCCTGTCGAGCCTGTCATATTCATGAAGCCACCTTCTTCGGTCATAGGGTCTGGTGATAAAATAGTTTATCCTGCAATGAGCCAGCGTGTGGACTATGAAGCGGAGCTTGCAGTCGTTATTGGGAAGAGGTGCAGAAACATCGATTACGAGGATGCAGGTGATGTCATTGCGGGGTATACATGCTTTAATGATGTGACTGCTCGGGACCTGCAGCAGAAAGATGGGCAGTGGACACGTGCAAAGAGCTTTGATACTTTTGCTCCTCTGGGTCCGTTCATTGTTCCGGAAGGGGACTTTGATCCCAGTGATGTTTCTATTAAATGCAGGGTGAATGGCGAAGTACGGCAGGATTCCAGTACTTCGAACCTCATATTTGATATACCACATCTGATAGAGTTTATATCGGATATAATGACATTAGAGGTAGGTGACGTTATTTCTACCGGTACTCCTCCTGGTGTGGGGGAATTACTGCGCGGGGACGTTGTCGAAGTAGAGGTCGAAGGTATAGGCACTTTGGCGAATGAGGTGATATAATGCTATTTGATCAGATCAACAGAGAACTTGAGCTTACTGAACGGCATTTGCTCGTTCTTAAAAAGGTCATTGAGAATGGGCCTATAGGTATATTGAAACTTGCTGAAGAGACGGGGATGCCTACGCATAAGGTCAGATATTCTTTGCGTGTCCTTGAGCAGGAACATCTCATAAAGCCATCATCTCATGGTGCTACTGCCGGAGATCTTGCAGAAGAGTTTATCGGGAAATTTGAAGGTAATATAGGCAATATTCTGGAGAAAATAACGCAGATAAGGCATATTGGGGATAAATTCTGATATCTCTTTGTTTTTAATTATAATTTATTATGTTCTACAATTAATTTGATCCTATGAGGGTATTTAGATGACCTTAAGTGATGAAGATAAGATTACGATTGAGAAATTTGCGCTTCAAAACGCTGTTAAATATGGAAAAGCACCTCAACTTGGAGCTGTTATGGGAAAGGTCATGGGTTTATGTCCTCATCTTCGTCCTCTTTCAAAAGAGGTTGGTCCTGTTATTCAGCATGTCCTTGATGAGGTCATGAAA includes:
- a CDS encoding class I SAM-dependent methyltransferase is translated as MRKKGNEFGLLYGGRNYDIFATLLGFGHSYYEKAAGELPLEKGMKVLDLGCGTASLDIEIEKKAEHTCKVYGIDLSDTQLKYAHSKTKGMEEEISLYKGTMDELPFKNDAFDIVVTSVAFCETDEEVRRGSIKETSRVLRNGGYFVLIDCARPRMALTSAMLLPFFMLKTNEDNWNNTYVEICKNNGLMLDKETYLKSYIRCQLFKKE
- a CDS encoding fumarylacetoacetate hydrolase family protein, coding for MMGRFKHDEYIFYGELSIDGNLVTSLSHDGGTFEMSELALLPPAKPSKIVCIGLNYIDHAVELGMDVPVEPVIFMKPPSSVIGSGDKIVYPAMSQRVDYEAELAVVIGKRCRNIDYEDAGDVIAGYTCFNDVTARDLQQKDGQWTRAKSFDTFAPLGPFIVPEGDFDPSDVSIKCRVNGEVRQDSSTSNLIFDIPHLIEFISDIMTLEVGDVISTGTPPGVGELLRGDVVEVEVEGIGTLANEVI